The proteins below come from a single Holdemania massiliensis genomic window:
- a CDS encoding MBL fold metallo-hydrolase, whose protein sequence is MMEMKRVRDHLCSIEEGYVRCFLIEGERAALVVDGGVEAGLRERVTQQTEKPVTFLLTHSDPDHMAACDEFDKILLHPAEMARFMQKHPYSGELIAVQEGDQLDFEPYHFEIVLIPGHTPGSLALWEKSRRFLISGDSVTNATTFLFGEGRNLQAYLSSLRKLEAMADQLDVIYGSHGPVEVSVARIGELIELCEQVQRGQLQGTPAERFAGNIQEIRWKSAAVYYPASSK, encoded by the coding sequence ATGATGGAAATGAAGCGTGTTCGAGATCATCTCTGCAGTATCGAAGAAGGCTATGTCCGCTGTTTTCTCATTGAAGGTGAACGTGCGGCTCTGGTTGTCGACGGCGGTGTCGAAGCGGGTTTAAGAGAAAGGGTGACCCAACAGACTGAAAAGCCGGTGACGTTCTTATTGACGCACAGCGATCCGGACCACATGGCAGCCTGTGATGAATTTGATAAAATTCTGCTTCATCCGGCTGAGATGGCGCGGTTTATGCAGAAACATCCGTATTCCGGAGAACTTATTGCGGTGCAGGAAGGGGATCAGCTGGATTTTGAGCCGTATCACTTTGAGATTGTCCTGATTCCCGGACATACCCCAGGCAGTCTTGCCTTGTGGGAAAAGTCCAGAAGGTTTCTAATCAGCGGCGACAGTGTAACCAATGCCACGACCTTTCTGTTTGGCGAAGGTCGCAATTTACAGGCGTATTTGTCCAGCCTGCGGAAACTAGAAGCGATGGCCGATCAGCTCGACGTGATCTATGGCTCGCATGGGCCGGTAGAGGTTTCTGTAGCACGGATCGGCGAACTGATTGAATTGTGCGAGCAGGTGCAGCGGGGACAGCTCCAAGGCACGCCTGCGGAACGCTTCGCAGGCAATATCCAGGAAATTCGCTGGAAGTCAGCGGCCGTTTATTATCCTGCCTCATCCAAATAA
- a CDS encoding glucose PTS transporter subunit IIA, whose product MAKKLNYADMAAAIITQLGGKENLTNVNHCATRLRVVVRDEAKVNPDALKKIPGVLGVEAHANQVQVIVGQIIEDLFLEVEKRVGKTEGTAQKPQEKKLVTIFSNFLQLMAGIMSPVIPSLIAAGFLTCLLLLLNLVFGLDSTNSTYIILNNLAQSVFYFLPVFVAYTSAKKFDTEPVLAMLLACWLLYPDWVTMAGAGGYTSYFGIPTLLTTYNGAVLQIILSVWVMSKLDQMLKKALPLSVRHFLKPFLLILITSVITLTLTGPLGGLVTIYIAMFIAWIRNYASWAAVPAIIIFASTIGLLCPGFHLALIPIATTSLATVGYDDFINIWFFCCTITPGFIALAVALKSKQRRLKEIAFPASISALFGGISEPTTYGISYKMPKVYFCSIATSLITGLYAGFVHLKCYGFGGYSLTNILLYLGENGDTANFIKALIGVGIMAVCSFVFVFLTKWDDSVYNEDDESEAASALASIELSAPAEGVYIAQEKIADPVFAAGTLGACFGIRPQTDEVKAPISGIINSIAPTKHAITIKGEGGAEVMVHIGIDSMKLDEHEIEPLVEVGQTVSRGQVLAKVDLEAFRAKQLDDTIIVILLNSAAYAEVRADDQRQQLIAAA is encoded by the coding sequence ATGGCAAAAAAACTGAATTACGCCGACATGGCCGCTGCGATCATCACACAGCTGGGCGGCAAGGAAAATCTCACCAACGTCAATCACTGCGCAACCCGTCTGCGCGTGGTTGTCCGCGACGAAGCAAAAGTGAATCCAGACGCCTTAAAAAAGATTCCAGGTGTGCTGGGCGTGGAAGCTCATGCCAATCAAGTCCAGGTCATCGTCGGACAAATCATTGAGGATCTGTTTCTGGAGGTTGAAAAACGCGTGGGCAAAACCGAGGGAACAGCCCAGAAGCCGCAGGAGAAAAAGCTTGTCACAATTTTCTCGAATTTCCTGCAGCTGATGGCTGGGATCATGAGTCCGGTTATTCCTTCGCTGATCGCCGCCGGCTTTCTAACCTGTCTGCTTTTACTGCTGAACCTGGTCTTTGGGCTGGATTCAACCAATTCCACGTATATCATTCTGAACAATCTGGCGCAGTCGGTCTTCTATTTCCTGCCGGTTTTCGTTGCCTACACCTCGGCGAAGAAATTTGATACCGAACCGGTTCTGGCGATGCTTTTAGCCTGTTGGCTGCTTTATCCGGATTGGGTAACGATGGCCGGAGCCGGCGGCTATACGTCATACTTCGGGATTCCGACGCTGTTAACAACGTATAACGGTGCAGTGCTGCAGATCATCCTGTCCGTCTGGGTCATGTCCAAGCTTGATCAGATGCTGAAAAAGGCCCTGCCGCTTTCCGTCCGGCATTTCCTGAAACCGTTTCTTTTGATTCTGATCACATCCGTCATCACGCTGACGCTGACCGGTCCGTTAGGCGGCTTAGTCACCATTTATATCGCGATGTTCATTGCCTGGATCCGTAATTATGCCAGCTGGGCTGCGGTGCCGGCGATCATCATCTTTGCCAGTACGATCGGTTTGTTATGTCCGGGCTTCCATCTGGCTTTGATTCCGATTGCCACAACCAGTCTGGCCACCGTCGGCTATGACGACTTCATCAATATCTGGTTCTTCTGTTGCACGATCACCCCAGGCTTCATCGCTTTGGCCGTGGCGTTGAAAAGCAAGCAGCGCCGGCTAAAGGAAATCGCCTTCCCGGCTTCGATTTCCGCACTGTTCGGCGGGATTTCCGAACCGACAACCTATGGCATTTCCTACAAAATGCCGAAAGTGTATTTCTGCAGTATTGCGACTTCACTGATCACCGGGCTGTATGCCGGCTTCGTTCACTTGAAATGCTACGGCTTCGGCGGTTATTCGCTGACAAACATTTTATTATATCTGGGCGAAAACGGCGATACCGCAAACTTCATCAAGGCGTTAATCGGTGTGGGAATCATGGCAGTCTGCTCGTTTGTCTTCGTCTTCTTAACCAAGTGGGATGACAGTGTCTATAATGAAGACGATGAAAGTGAAGCTGCATCCGCTTTAGCTTCCATCGAACTGTCCGCTCCGGCGGAGGGCGTCTATATTGCCCAGGAAAAAATTGCGGATCCGGTCTTTGCGGCAGGAACGCTGGGCGCTTGTTTCGGGATCCGCCCGCAGACGGATGAAGTGAAGGCTCCGATCAGCGGCATCATCAATTCGATTGCCCCAACGAAGCATGCGATTACGATCAAGGGTGAAGGCGGTGCTGAAGTGATGGTGCATATCGGCATTGATTCGATGAAGCTGGATGAACATGAAATTGAGCCGCTTGTTGAAGTCGGACAGACCGTTTCCCGCGGTCAGGTGCTGGCAAAGGTTGATCTGGAAGCCTTCAGAGCAAAGCAGCTCGACGATACGATCATTGTGATCTTATTAAACAGTGCGGCGTATGCCGAGGTCAGAGCCGACGATCAGCGCCAACAGCTGATTGCGGCAGCGTAG
- a CDS encoding sensor histidine kinase, translating to MKKLSLQVKITLLCAMILTAACLLLTVTSMIFSSRSLTGVAQQATTVITDYAVSFEDYAAAVSAAQAVDVKEKMEAAELENAPEAAWLADQIVITSDLESFLSGEVPEELQQNMIQITTAVNDQLQVQVLALMVAIIILGILGIYLTVSRLTRPLRDLSTSIGTLDEDKLSTRLEENGIREVAELSRAFNQMMSRLDEAFERQKRFTADAAHELKTPLASIQVNLDSLRQDEEYTAEEAAEVLEVTQRNIRRLNQLAENLLQLNSAQMIEQRHRCSVHDCLCTILEELEPRIKQKQLTIQLAEVYPCLDSEPTLLLRSLYNCVENAVKYSPENSTIRIELEKTEQEVRIGIINPSEPISENQCAQLFQPFYRLDASRSRKLGGSGLGLAITQEIVQRLGGSVRALWQDGEFKIEIRLQVMQDS from the coding sequence ATGAAAAAGCTTAGTCTTCAGGTTAAGATAACCCTGTTGTGCGCGATGATTCTGACGGCAGCCTGTCTGCTTCTGACCGTGACTTCGATGATTTTCAGTTCCCGAAGCCTGACCGGTGTGGCCCAGCAGGCAACGACAGTGATCACAGATTACGCTGTTTCGTTTGAAGACTATGCCGCGGCGGTTTCGGCTGCCCAGGCAGTTGACGTGAAGGAAAAAATGGAAGCAGCTGAACTGGAAAACGCTCCTGAAGCAGCCTGGCTGGCCGATCAGATTGTGATCACGTCGGATCTGGAGTCTTTTCTCAGCGGCGAAGTACCGGAAGAGCTGCAGCAGAATATGATTCAGATTACAACGGCGGTCAATGATCAGCTGCAGGTCCAGGTTCTGGCACTGATGGTGGCGATCATCATCCTGGGCATTCTGGGGATCTATCTGACGGTTTCCCGGCTGACGCGGCCGCTGCGGGACTTATCCACTTCCATTGGTACGCTGGACGAAGACAAATTGTCCACCCGCTTAGAGGAAAATGGCATCCGCGAGGTTGCGGAGCTCAGCCGGGCTTTCAACCAGATGATGAGTCGTCTGGATGAAGCCTTCGAGCGGCAGAAGCGCTTCACCGCGGACGCCGCCCATGAGCTGAAAACACCGTTGGCATCGATTCAGGTCAATCTGGATTCCCTGCGGCAGGATGAAGAATACACCGCTGAGGAAGCCGCGGAAGTTCTGGAAGTGACGCAGCGCAATATCCGCCGCTTGAATCAGCTGGCAGAAAATCTGCTTCAGCTCAACAGTGCTCAGATGATCGAACAGCGGCATCGTTGTTCCGTACATGACTGTTTGTGTACGATCTTGGAAGAACTGGAACCGCGGATCAAACAGAAACAGCTGACGATCCAGCTGGCGGAGGTTTATCCTTGCCTGGATTCGGAACCGACGCTGTTGCTTCGCAGTTTGTATAACTGTGTGGAAAACGCGGTGAAGTATTCACCGGAGAACAGTACGATTCGAATTGAACTGGAAAAAACGGAACAGGAGGTTCGGATTGGGATTATCAATCCATCGGAACCGATCAGTGAAAACCAATGCGCTCAGCTGTTTCAGCCGTTTTATCGGCTGGATGCCTCACGCAGCCGCAAGCTGGGCGGCAGCGGCTTAGGCTTGGCGATCACGCAGGAAATTGTTCAGCGCTTAGGCGGATCCGTCCGGGCTTTATGGCAGGACGGCGAGTTCAAAATTGAGATTCGCCTGCAGGTCATGCAGGATTCATAA
- a CDS encoding 1-phosphofructokinase family hexose kinase: protein MIITITLNPSIDYTMTVDEPLVDIEVNRTVDEQMKVGGKGLNVSMMLDKLRIPSRAIALLGGFTGDYIQSRLRSVPLIDLVSVPIAGMNRINVKLYHGQGTLCVNARGPQAEPKSEQAVLKQLDAVSPGDWVLVCGNMMRGLSEDFLIRLSDGVHAHGAKLVIDMETLTPALLQRCHPALIKPNFYEFKLLIHQPELTLSELPEAAARLLENGVENILISLGAEGAYLAGSDECYRLFQQPIEAVNQVGSGDAMLAAFVGKLSEGCSKAEALAWAGAAGSSVAMTQEEVRLEQIEHGLSRVHVEKLESGR, encoded by the coding sequence ATGATTATAACAATCACGCTGAATCCTTCGATTGATTACACGATGACGGTGGACGAGCCTTTAGTGGATATCGAGGTCAACCGGACTGTCGATGAACAGATGAAGGTCGGCGGTAAGGGATTAAACGTTTCGATGATGCTGGATAAGCTGCGGATTCCGTCTCGGGCCATCGCCTTGCTGGGCGGCTTCACCGGGGATTATATTCAAAGCCGGCTGCGGTCAGTTCCCTTGATCGATTTGGTGAGTGTGCCGATAGCGGGGATGAACCGGATCAATGTGAAATTGTATCACGGGCAGGGTACGCTGTGCGTGAACGCCCGCGGTCCCCAGGCAGAGCCAAAGAGCGAGCAGGCTGTTCTGAAGCAGTTGGATGCGGTCAGTCCTGGAGATTGGGTTCTGGTCTGCGGCAACATGATGCGGGGGTTGAGCGAGGATTTTCTGATCCGTCTCTCAGACGGCGTTCATGCGCATGGCGCCAAGCTGGTGATCGACATGGAGACGCTGACTCCAGCACTCCTTCAGCGCTGTCATCCGGCATTGATCAAACCGAATTTCTATGAGTTTAAGCTCTTGATCCATCAACCGGAGCTGACGCTCAGCGAGCTGCCGGAAGCGGCTGCCCGGCTTTTGGAAAACGGTGTGGAAAACATCTTGATTTCGCTGGGGGCGGAGGGCGCTTATCTGGCAGGATCCGATGAATGTTACAGACTATTTCAGCAGCCGATCGAGGCGGTCAATCAGGTCGGCTCCGGCGATGCGATGCTGGCGGCGTTTGTCGGCAAGCTGAGTGAAGGCTGTTCAAAAGCCGAAGCGCTGGCTTGGGCCGGGGCGGCCGGAAGCAGCGTCGCGATGACCCAGGAAGAAGTCAGACTGGAACAAATTGAACATGGCCTGAGCCGGGTTCACGTCGAAAAGCTGGAATCAGGACGTTAA
- a CDS encoding SDR family NAD(P)-dependent oxidoreductase yields MIIQDRFAGKVMVVTGGTSGIGKAVCLRAGAEGAKVVIAGRSQARGEAIEKEIREAGGEAVFIQCDVTKKEDILNLYAKTAERYGRLDIAINNAGIVGDSKKIEDLTDDDWFSVVNANLNAMFYCIREEIKYMLKNENGGAIVNTASVAGVRATPAGPAYVASKHGVVGLTKSTAMDYAKNNIICNAVCPAGTDTPLTEAAKEKIYAKIAELKAQGIDPSEFMKNSMIAGKTQTLQGRNATSEEQAATILYFASDEARHITGSIVVADGGFTVY; encoded by the coding sequence ATGATAATTCAAGATCGATTTGCCGGTAAGGTCATGGTCGTTACCGGCGGTACTTCGGGTATCGGCAAAGCTGTCTGCTTAAGAGCGGGCGCAGAAGGCGCTAAGGTCGTCATCGCAGGCCGCAGTCAGGCGCGCGGAGAAGCGATTGAAAAGGAAATTCGCGAGGCAGGCGGTGAGGCGGTCTTCATTCAGTGCGATGTCACGAAAAAAGAAGACATTCTGAATCTCTATGCGAAAACGGCAGAGCGTTACGGCCGTTTGGACATTGCGATCAACAACGCGGGAATCGTCGGGGATTCCAAGAAGATCGAAGATCTGACGGATGACGACTGGTTCAGTGTTGTCAATGCCAATCTGAATGCGATGTTCTACTGCATCCGTGAAGAAATTAAATATATGCTGAAGAATGAGAACGGCGGAGCGATTGTCAACACCGCTTCGGTAGCCGGGGTTCGCGCAACGCCGGCGGGTCCAGCTTATGTCGCAAGCAAGCACGGCGTGGTCGGTCTGACCAAGTCCACGGCAATGGATTATGCGAAAAACAACATTATCTGCAATGCCGTCTGCCCGGCGGGAACGGATACGCCGCTGACCGAAGCGGCAAAAGAAAAGATCTATGCCAAGATCGCAGAACTGAAAGCGCAGGGCATCGATCCTTCCGAATTCATGAAAAACTCCATGATTGCCGGCAAAACACAGACCTTGCAGGGACGCAATGCGACTTCGGAAGAACAGGCGGCTACGATTCTGTACTTCGCCTCGGATGAAGCGCGTCACATCACCGGTTCGATCGTCGTCGCCGACGGCGGTTTCACCGTCTATTAA
- a CDS encoding magnesium transporter CorA family protein — MIVEIHDVLTQKEKLSYPCDQLTVGFISEAEFQTFVKQADLHLPIPKSTETLMRNAVSENEEAFWCVLHLINPGQILGERDQIGLLMLKNCFLVVDLADADDSTGEAVNRMLQTLRPQKATLPRLICGFFREILVQDPDIHEELELRIDTLEKEVFDWKAPHFRRQVMQLGKELLTLNRYYEQLINMNDHLEENLNDLFEENELRSFHLLNDRLLRYRDNVQLLRDRLTQTQQSYQAQLDYQLNKSMKTLSLVTTICLPLSLIAGWYGMNFTTMPELQWPYGYLYVIVLSVAVVSLVIGLLKHKKG, encoded by the coding sequence ATGATTGTTGAAATCCATGATGTTCTGACGCAGAAAGAAAAACTGAGCTATCCCTGCGATCAGTTAACTGTCGGTTTTATCAGCGAAGCTGAATTTCAGACTTTCGTAAAACAGGCGGATTTGCATTTGCCGATACCTAAGTCAACAGAAACGCTGATGCGCAATGCGGTCAGTGAGAATGAAGAGGCGTTCTGGTGTGTTCTGCATCTCATCAATCCCGGACAGATCCTGGGCGAACGCGACCAGATCGGCTTGCTGATGCTGAAAAACTGCTTCTTAGTGGTTGATCTGGCGGATGCGGATGACAGTACCGGGGAAGCGGTGAACCGCATGCTTCAGACGCTGCGGCCGCAGAAAGCAACGCTGCCGCGGCTGATCTGCGGTTTCTTCCGGGAGATTTTGGTCCAGGACCCGGATATCCACGAAGAATTGGAACTCAGAATTGATACGCTGGAAAAGGAAGTGTTTGATTGGAAAGCCCCGCATTTCCGCCGCCAGGTGATGCAGCTGGGAAAAGAACTGCTGACCTTGAACCGTTATTATGAACAGCTGATCAATATGAACGATCATTTAGAAGAAAATCTCAATGATCTGTTTGAAGAAAATGAACTGCGCAGCTTTCATCTGCTGAATGACCGGCTGCTTCGTTACCGCGATAATGTGCAGCTGCTGCGTGACCGCCTGACGCAGACGCAGCAGTCTTATCAGGCGCAATTGGACTACCAGCTGAATAAATCCATGAAAACTTTGTCGCTGGTGACGACAATCTGCCTGCCGCTGTCACTGATTGCCGGATGGTACGGAATGAACTTCACAACGATGCCGGAACTGCAGTGGCCGTATGGCTACCTCTATGTCATTGTGCTGAGCGTTGCCGTTGTGAGCTTGGTCATCGGTCTGTTAAAACATAAAAAAGGATAA
- a CDS encoding response regulator transcription factor has translation MKLLIVEDEEDLAMGLKRGLRKNGYDVEWSSDGREGLELALIEDYECLLLDLNLPGMDGLELLHQLRQKKPQQKVLILSARGAVHDKVKGLDLGADDYLVKPFHFEELLARIRNLTGRRFVRQEAVVWRGKLRIDIERHQVFAQDQRLKLTAKEIQILETLALNEGRLLSAEAIIAQVWSEDEDLFSNAFKVHLSSLRRKLTLATGEDWIECQRGLGYRLKENDHEKA, from the coding sequence ATGAAACTGTTGATTGTGGAAGATGAGGAAGATCTGGCTATGGGCTTAAAACGCGGCTTACGCAAAAATGGCTATGATGTCGAGTGGAGCAGCGATGGACGTGAAGGACTGGAGCTGGCTTTGATCGAGGATTATGAATGTCTCTTGCTGGATCTGAATCTGCCGGGCATGGATGGGCTGGAGCTGCTTCATCAGCTGCGTCAGAAGAAGCCGCAGCAGAAGGTTCTGATCTTATCAGCCCGGGGAGCTGTGCACGATAAGGTGAAAGGGCTTGACCTGGGAGCGGATGATTATCTGGTCAAACCGTTTCACTTTGAAGAACTGCTGGCACGCATCCGCAATCTGACCGGACGCCGTTTTGTGCGTCAGGAAGCGGTGGTCTGGCGTGGGAAACTTCGGATTGACATTGAAAGACATCAGGTTTTTGCGCAGGATCAGCGCCTGAAGCTGACCGCCAAGGAAATTCAGATCCTGGAAACACTGGCTCTGAATGAAGGCAGGCTGCTGAGTGCGGAAGCGATCATCGCGCAGGTATGGAGTGAAGATGAAGACCTGTTTTCCAACGCTTTTAAAGTCCATTTATCTTCCCTGCGGCGCAAACTGACGCTCGCGACGGGCGAAGACTGGATTGAATGTCAGCGTGGATTGGGATATCGCCTGAAGGAGAATGATCATGAAAAAGCTTAG
- a CDS encoding DeoR/GlpR family DNA-binding transcription regulator, whose amino-acid sequence MIKQQRWATIIDQCRQHTSVSVAELVQLLNVSEATIRRDLQQMEDLNMVSRLHGGARLNDDQSAEPPMLIKSETNVSSKNQVARLAAGMIKNNQMVYIDAGSSTYEMLNYVRAKNITVVTIGIPHIAKLKHNSTHTILLGGTIRWTTEAVTGNMTLKQLDDLFFDVAFIGVNGIHEKVGFTTTNEQEADVKAKVIAHSSSTFILADGSKFNKLYPVKFSRLDQAVILSDEIPDFDRSQIRYQLTNGESKLD is encoded by the coding sequence ATGATAAAACAACAACGCTGGGCGACCATCATTGATCAGTGCCGCCAACACACCTCGGTCAGCGTCGCGGAGCTGGTGCAGCTCCTGAACGTTTCTGAAGCGACAATCCGCCGCGATCTGCAGCAAATGGAAGATCTCAACATGGTCAGCCGGCTCCATGGGGGCGCCCGTCTGAATGATGATCAGTCCGCCGAACCACCGATGCTGATCAAATCGGAAACCAATGTTTCCAGCAAGAACCAGGTTGCACGCCTGGCTGCCGGAATGATCAAAAATAATCAGATGGTCTATATCGACGCCGGCAGTTCTACCTATGAAATGCTGAATTATGTACGGGCCAAAAACATCACCGTCGTCACGATCGGCATTCCGCACATTGCCAAACTGAAGCACAATTCCACGCATACGATCCTTTTGGGCGGGACTATCCGCTGGACAACCGAAGCCGTTACTGGCAATATGACGCTGAAGCAGCTGGATGATCTGTTTTTCGACGTGGCGTTCATCGGCGTCAACGGCATCCATGAGAAAGTCGGCTTTACGACCACCAACGAACAGGAAGCCGACGTCAAGGCAAAAGTGATCGCGCATTCCAGTTCCACCTTCATCCTCGCTGACGGTTCCAAATTCAACAAGCTCTACCCTGTCAAGTTTTCCCGTCTGGATCAGGCTGTGATCCTCAGCGATGAGATCCCGGATTTTGACCGTTCCCAGATTCGCTATCAGCTAACCAACGGTGAAAGTAAGTTGGACTAA
- a CDS encoding ABC transporter permease: MNFMQRALRHLTRSKTKSLLLTLTFFLIANFVVVGFSISSAAAQAKTETRRKMNPVIAFQVDFDAWYEKYMQLEGDERKNFTSPKPDPELVRKMLADSRVKAADWMRSAVGYADGFEPVPIQRPTSKDEDDEDALFSTSVVMSETISGSGQQNSQTPDMTMLGIMAPQMTKLEDGTWKLASGRMLTQEEIDNGSAVAVIDKRLAEANNLNVGDFLKLKLYSDDEMKAIADTQNNNVLDLEIVGILESSEELSNDELQWASTYSNPANQVIIPQSLYMQRDLELMTQFHQANPKAQETTPEDYNPSSVIFVLNDPLEVDAFREQYGQNMDEFLVMDANDEMYQRLSKPLDTLTVFSDLIVAVVLINAVVIISLVSALTLKTRETEIGVLLSIGVSKVKIVAQLFTEVLITAMLGFILACATGSMIAGQVGEQALAMQVQENQNNSTQSGFIYSSSSSDSLFNEVSQEEVTASYHAGVNAVILIQIFILGIGVVFVSTLIPSLMVLRFNPKKILMSQN; this comes from the coding sequence ATGAATTTTATGCAGCGTGCCCTACGGCACTTAACTCGCAGCAAGACCAAATCACTGCTTCTGACCCTGACTTTCTTTTTGATCGCAAACTTTGTCGTCGTCGGATTTTCAATCAGTTCTGCCGCCGCCCAGGCCAAAACCGAAACCCGGCGCAAAATGAATCCGGTTATCGCCTTCCAGGTTGATTTTGACGCCTGGTACGAAAAATACATGCAGCTGGAGGGTGACGAACGGAAAAACTTTACCTCCCCGAAGCCTGATCCGGAGCTGGTGCGCAAGATGCTTGCGGATTCCCGCGTGAAAGCGGCGGACTGGATGCGCTCCGCTGTCGGGTATGCCGACGGCTTTGAGCCGGTCCCGATTCAGCGTCCAACTTCCAAAGACGAAGACGATGAGGATGCCCTCTTCAGCACTTCGGTTGTCATGTCAGAAACGATATCCGGCAGTGGTCAGCAGAACAGCCAGACTCCGGATATGACGATGCTGGGCATCATGGCTCCGCAGATGACCAAGCTGGAGGATGGCACCTGGAAGCTGGCTTCCGGACGGATGCTTACACAGGAAGAAATTGATAATGGCAGCGCCGTCGCCGTGATCGACAAGCGGCTGGCGGAAGCAAACAATCTGAACGTCGGTGATTTTCTGAAGCTGAAATTGTATTCCGATGATGAAATGAAAGCGATCGCCGATACGCAGAACAACAATGTCCTTGATCTGGAAATCGTCGGGATCCTGGAAAGCAGCGAAGAGCTGAGCAATGATGAACTGCAGTGGGCCAGCACTTATTCCAACCCGGCCAATCAGGTGATTATTCCGCAGTCGCTCTATATGCAGCGGGATCTGGAACTGATGACGCAGTTTCACCAAGCTAATCCCAAAGCCCAGGAAACCACGCCGGAAGACTACAATCCAAGCAGCGTGATCTTCGTGCTGAACGATCCGCTGGAGGTCGATGCTTTCCGTGAACAATATGGCCAGAATATGGATGAATTCCTGGTCATGGATGCCAACGATGAAATGTATCAGCGCTTATCCAAACCCCTGGATACCTTGACGGTTTTCTCGGATCTGATCGTCGCGGTCGTTTTGATCAACGCCGTCGTTATCATTTCCCTAGTCAGTGCTCTGACGTTAAAAACCCGGGAGACAGAAATCGGCGTGCTGCTTTCGATCGGTGTATCTAAAGTGAAGATCGTCGCGCAGCTGTTTACCGAGGTCCTGATCACAGCCATGCTGGGCTTTATCCTAGCCTGTGCCACCGGTTCGATGATCGCCGGTCAGGTGGGCGAGCAGGCCCTGGCGATGCAGGTTCAGGAAAATCAGAACAACAGTACCCAAAGTGGTTTCATCTACTCTTCCTCTTCCTCCGATTCACTGTTTAACGAGGTCTCTCAGGAAGAAGTCACGGCCAGTTATCATGCCGGCGTGAATGCCGTCATTCTGATCCAAATCTTCATTCTCGGCATCGGTGTCGTCTTCGTCAGCACCCTGATTCCATCCTTGATGGTGCTGCGCTTCAATCCGAAAAAGATTCTGATGAGTCAGAATTAG
- a CDS encoding ABC transporter ATP-binding protein has protein sequence MLKLINLNYGYTDGASRRSILQDCSYTFEDGRFYTILGPSGSGKTTLLSILAGLDSAESGELWYNDTPITPSQLYHYRRNQIGIVFQQYNLINYLTGIENVELAMTETDNAVPKNRREIAYALLEKVGIVQSKANRPISKLSGGEQQRIAIARALAANVDLIFADEPTGNLDTATEQEIIRIFKQLAEEFGKTVIVVTHSETVSQFSDERVLLAEGQLHRMNPVKESAEV, from the coding sequence ATGTTAAAATTAATCAATCTGAATTATGGCTATACCGATGGAGCATCCCGGCGCAGTATCCTGCAGGATTGTTCCTATACCTTTGAAGATGGACGATTCTATACGATCCTGGGGCCGTCGGGCAGCGGCAAGACGACGCTGTTATCGATTCTGGCGGGATTAGACAGCGCGGAAAGCGGCGAACTGTGGTACAACGACACTCCGATCACACCATCTCAGCTGTATCATTACCGCCGCAATCAGATCGGCATCGTATTTCAGCAATACAATCTGATCAACTATCTGACCGGAATTGAAAACGTCGAACTGGCGATGACCGAGACCGACAACGCCGTCCCGAAAAACCGCCGGGAAATTGCCTATGCGCTGTTGGAAAAGGTCGGGATTGTTCAGTCGAAAGCCAACCGTCCGATTTCCAAGCTGTCCGGCGGTGAGCAGCAGCGCATTGCGATTGCCCGGGCCTTGGCAGCCAATGTCGATCTGATTTTTGCGGATGAACCGACGGGGAATCTCGATACCGCGACGGAACAGGAAATTATCCGGATCTTCAAGCAGCTGGCAGAAGAATTTGGCAAGACCGTCATCGTGGTGACGCACTCCGAAACGGTTTCGCAGTTCAGCGACGAACGGGTGCTTCTGGCCGAAGGACAGCTGCACCGAATGAATCCGGTGAAGGAGTCAGCGGAAGTCTGA